From Streptomyces chrestomyceticus JCM 4735, one genomic window encodes:
- a CDS encoding TetR/AcrR family transcriptional regulator: MRADARRNYERLLAVARTAFTDHGTDTSLEDIARRAGVGIGTLYRHFPNRTALMGAVFQGEVDALLAHARELSDSPQPCAALVEWLRAIITHASTYRGLSRALMAAPGDASSGLSRCSVPMREAGGELLSRAQQAGAVRSDVSIGDLMQLTNGIALAAEESPDDPRLADRLLTLTLTGLRAEQG; this comes from the coding sequence ATGCGTGCCGACGCGCGCCGCAACTACGAGCGGCTGCTGGCGGTGGCCCGCACGGCCTTCACGGACCACGGGACCGACACCTCGCTGGAGGACATCGCACGGCGTGCGGGCGTGGGGATCGGCACGCTCTACCGGCACTTCCCCAACCGGACGGCCCTGATGGGCGCCGTGTTCCAGGGCGAGGTGGACGCGCTGCTGGCGCACGCGCGGGAGCTGAGCGACTCGCCGCAGCCGTGTGCGGCGCTCGTGGAGTGGCTGCGGGCGATCATCACGCATGCCAGCACCTACCGCGGGCTGTCACGGGCGCTGATGGCCGCGCCCGGCGACGCCAGTTCGGGGCTGTCCCGGTGCAGCGTCCCGATGCGCGAGGCGGGCGGCGAACTGCTCAGCCGCGCGCAGCAGGCCGGTGCCGTACGGTCCGATGTGAGCATCGGCGATCTGATGCAACTGACCAACGGCATCGCCCTGGCCGCTGAGGAGTCACCGGACGACCCCCGGCTGGCCGACCGGCTGCTGACCCTGACGCTGACCGGGCTGCGCGCCGAGCAGGGGTGA
- a CDS encoding DeoR/GlpR family DNA-binding transcription regulator: MFAAERRQLILEMVRANGAVSLRELARVVQTSEVTVRRDVRALEAEGLLDRRHGGAVLPGGFARESGFPQKSHLATAEKTAIADLAAGFVEEGEAIVVGAGTTTQELARRLARVPGLTVVTNSLLVAQALAHANRVEVVMTGGTLRGSNYALVGSGAEQSLQGLRVSRAFLSGSGLTAERGLSTSNMLSASVDRALVQAAAEVVVLADHTKLGTDTMFQTVPTDVITRLVTDEPPGHDDRAATELQALADQGVQIAVAGGPGAGAAQQTPEVVAADRRGPRRDVPLPGQRRNLAPGGGGSGPQLRTAAPLAEPPGGRVADLAPRRR; the protein is encoded by the coding sequence GTGTTCGCTGCAGAACGTCGCCAATTGATCCTCGAAATGGTGCGCGCGAACGGAGCGGTGTCGCTCCGTGAGCTCGCCCGCGTCGTCCAGACCTCCGAAGTAACCGTACGGCGGGACGTGCGGGCGCTGGAGGCAGAAGGACTGCTCGACCGCCGGCACGGCGGTGCGGTCTTGCCGGGCGGTTTCGCCCGGGAGTCCGGCTTCCCACAGAAATCCCATCTAGCGACCGCGGAGAAGACGGCCATCGCCGATCTCGCCGCCGGCTTCGTCGAAGAAGGCGAGGCCATCGTGGTCGGCGCCGGGACCACCACGCAGGAGCTGGCCCGCCGGCTCGCGCGGGTGCCCGGTCTGACCGTGGTCACCAACTCCCTCCTCGTCGCCCAGGCGTTGGCCCACGCCAACCGTGTCGAGGTCGTGATGACCGGCGGCACCCTGCGCGGGTCGAACTACGCACTGGTCGGCAGCGGGGCCGAACAGTCGCTCCAGGGGCTGCGGGTCTCCCGCGCCTTCCTCTCCGGCAGCGGCCTGACCGCCGAGCGCGGCCTGTCCACGTCCAACATGCTCTCCGCGAGCGTGGACCGGGCGCTGGTGCAGGCGGCGGCGGAGGTCGTGGTCCTCGCCGACCACACCAAGCTCGGTACGGACACCATGTTCCAGACGGTGCCCACCGACGTGATCACCCGGCTGGTGACCGACGAGCCGCCGGGCCACGACGACCGGGCCGCGACCGAGCTGCAGGCCCTGGCCGACCAGGGGGTGCAGATCGCGGTGGCCGGCGGCCCCGGGGCCGGCGCCGCCCAGCAGACACCGGAGGTGGTGGCGGCCGACCGCCGCGGCCCACGCCGGGACGTGCCGCTGCCCGGCCAGCGGCGCAACCTGGCACCGGGCGGCGGTGGTTCCGGGCCCCAACTGCGTACGGCGGCTCCGCTGGCGGAGCCGCCGGGCGGCCGGGTCGCCGATCTGGCGCCGCGCCGTCGCTGA
- a CDS encoding NAD(P)H-quinone dehydrogenase, which yields MEDVTRIVIIGGGPGGYEAALVGASLGAEVTVVDCDGLGGASVLTDCVPSKTLIATAEVMTTFDSSYDELGIIVADDTPPIDRPARVVGVDLGKVNRRVKRLALAQSHDITASVTRAGGRVMRGRGRLEPGQSPDGSRTVTVTAADGTEETLTADAVLVATGAHPREIPDAQPDGERILNWTQVYDLDELPEELIVVGSGVTGAEFAGAYQALGSRVTLVSSRDRVLPGEDPDAAAVLEDVFRRRGMNVMARSRAASAKRVGDRVEVTLSDGRTITGSHCLMAVGSIPNTAGIGLEEAGVRLKDSGHIWTDKVSRTSAPGVYAAGDCTGVFALASVAAMQGRIAMYHFLGDAVTPLNLKTVSANVFTDPEIATVGYSQADVDAGRIDARVVKLPLLRNPRAKMQGIRDGFVKLFCRPGTGIVVGGVVVSPRASELIHPISIAVDNNLTVEQIASAFTVYPSLSGSIAEVARQLHTRKMSSE from the coding sequence ATGGAGGACGTGACTCGGATCGTGATCATCGGTGGCGGACCCGGCGGATACGAGGCGGCCCTGGTGGGCGCCTCTCTCGGCGCGGAGGTGACCGTCGTCGACTGCGACGGCCTGGGCGGGGCGTCGGTGCTGACCGACTGCGTCCCGTCCAAGACCCTCATCGCCACGGCCGAGGTGATGACCACCTTCGACTCGTCCTACGACGAGCTGGGCATCATCGTCGCGGACGACACGCCGCCGATCGACCGCCCCGCGCGCGTCGTCGGGGTGGACCTCGGCAAGGTCAACCGCCGGGTGAAGCGCCTCGCGCTGGCCCAGTCGCACGACATCACCGCCTCCGTCACCCGCGCCGGCGGCCGGGTGATGCGCGGCCGCGGCCGCCTGGAGCCGGGGCAGTCGCCGGACGGTTCCCGCACGGTCACGGTCACCGCCGCGGACGGTACGGAGGAGACGCTGACCGCCGACGCGGTCCTGGTCGCGACCGGCGCGCACCCGCGCGAGATCCCGGACGCGCAGCCCGACGGCGAGCGCATCCTGAACTGGACGCAGGTCTACGACCTGGACGAGCTGCCGGAAGAGCTGATCGTGGTCGGCTCCGGCGTCACCGGCGCCGAGTTCGCGGGCGCCTACCAGGCACTCGGCTCCCGGGTCACCCTCGTCTCGTCCCGCGACCGGGTGCTCCCGGGTGAGGACCCGGACGCCGCCGCCGTCCTGGAGGACGTCTTCCGCCGCCGCGGCATGAACGTGATGGCGCGCTCGCGGGCCGCCTCCGCCAAGCGGGTGGGCGACCGCGTGGAGGTCACCCTGTCGGACGGTCGTACGATCACCGGTTCGCACTGCCTGATGGCGGTGGGCTCCATCCCGAACACCGCGGGCATCGGGCTCGAAGAGGCCGGCGTACGGCTGAAGGACTCCGGCCACATCTGGACGGACAAGGTCTCGCGCACCTCGGCCCCCGGCGTCTACGCGGCGGGCGACTGCACCGGCGTGTTCGCGCTGGCCTCGGTCGCCGCGATGCAGGGCCGGATCGCGATGTACCACTTCCTGGGTGACGCGGTGACGCCGCTCAACCTCAAGACCGTCTCCGCGAACGTCTTCACCGATCCGGAGATCGCCACCGTCGGCTACAGCCAGGCGGACGTGGACGCGGGCCGGATAGACGCCCGGGTCGTCAAGCTGCCGCTGCTGCGCAACCCGCGCGCGAAGATGCAGGGCATCCGGGACGGTTTCGTGAAGCTGTTCTGCCGCCCCGGCACGGGCATCGTGGTGGGCGGCGTGGTCGTCTCGCCGCGCGCCAGCGAGCTGATCCACCCGATCTCGATCGCGGTGGACAACAACCTCACGGTGGAGCAGATCGCCAGCGCGTTCACGGTCTACCCGTCGCTGTCCGGCTCGATCGCCGAGGTGGCGCGGCAACTGCACACGCGCAAGATGTCCAGCGAATAG
- a CDS encoding gamma-glutamylcyclotransferase yields the protein MSLYAAYAGNLDARLMTRRAPHSPLRGTGWLNGWRLTFGGEQMGWEGALPTIVEAPRSQVFVALYDIAPMDEESMDRWEGVGMDIYRRMRVRVHTLDGDEAAWLYVLNGYEGGLPAARYLGEIADAAESAGAPHDYVMELRKRPC from the coding sequence ATGTCGCTCTACGCCGCGTACGCCGGCAACCTCGACGCGCGGCTGATGACCCGCCGCGCTCCGCACTCGCCGCTGCGCGGCACCGGCTGGCTCAACGGCTGGCGGCTCACGTTCGGCGGGGAGCAGATGGGCTGGGAGGGAGCGCTCCCGACGATCGTCGAGGCCCCCCGCTCGCAGGTCTTCGTCGCCCTCTACGACATCGCCCCGATGGACGAGGAGTCCATGGACCGCTGGGAGGGCGTGGGCATGGACATCTACCGCCGGATGCGGGTGCGGGTGCACACCCTCGACGGTGACGAGGCCGCGTGGCTGTACGTCCTCAACGGGTACGAGGGCGGGCTGCCCGCCGCCCGCTACCTGGGCGAGATCGCGGACGCGGCGGAGTCGGCGGGGGCGCCGCACGACTATGTGATGGAGCTGCGGAAGCGTCCCTGCTGA